A genomic segment from Geitlerinema sp. PCC 7407 encodes:
- the acsF gene encoding magnesium-protoporphyrin IX monomethyl ester (oxidative) cyclase, with product MVDSLKKPGFDEIRPGIKVPAKETILTPRFYTTDFDEMEKMDISVNEDELRAILEEFRADYNRHHFVRDAEFEQSWDHIDGEKRRLFVEFLERSCTAEFSGFLLYKELGRRLKNKSPLLAECFNLMSRDEARHAGFLNKAMSDFKLSLDLGFLTKSRKYTFFKPKFIFYATYLSEKIGYWRYITIYRHLEAHPEDRIYPIFRFFENWCQDENRHGDFFDAIMQAQPQFLNDWKARLWCRFFLLSVFATMYLNDLQRSGFYEAIGLNARDYDIEVIKKTNDTAGRVFPVILDVENPEFIERLDQSAALNTKLAAISESQAPAPVKLLQKLPLILGIAGHMVKLYLMKPINQASLVGTVR from the coding sequence ATGGTAGATTCCCTGAAAAAGCCTGGCTTCGATGAGATAAGACCGGGGATTAAAGTCCCTGCCAAGGAGACCATCCTCACGCCTCGGTTCTATACCACCGACTTCGATGAGATGGAGAAAATGGATATCTCCGTCAACGAAGACGAGCTAAGAGCGATCCTGGAAGAGTTTCGCGCTGACTACAACCGTCATCACTTTGTGCGGGATGCCGAGTTCGAGCAGTCCTGGGATCACATCGATGGTGAAAAGCGCCGCCTCTTTGTTGAATTCTTGGAGCGTTCCTGCACCGCTGAATTCTCGGGCTTCTTGCTCTACAAGGAACTTGGGCGTCGCCTCAAAAACAAAAGCCCGCTGCTGGCTGAGTGCTTTAACCTCATGTCGCGGGACGAGGCTCGTCACGCTGGCTTCCTCAACAAAGCCATGTCGGACTTCAAGCTCTCCCTTGACCTCGGGTTTTTGACCAAGAGCCGGAAGTACACCTTCTTCAAGCCGAAGTTCATCTTCTACGCGACTTACCTGTCTGAGAAGATCGGCTACTGGCGCTACATCACGATTTACCGCCACCTGGAAGCCCATCCCGAAGACCGGATTTACCCAATCTTCCGCTTCTTTGAGAACTGGTGCCAAGACGAGAACCGCCATGGCGATTTCTTCGACGCCATCATGCAGGCTCAGCCCCAGTTCCTCAATGACTGGAAGGCGCGGCTGTGGTGCCGTTTCTTCCTGCTGTCGGTCTTTGCGACGATGTATCTCAATGACCTTCAGCGCTCTGGCTTCTATGAAGCGATCGGCCTCAACGCTCGCGACTACGACATCGAGGTGATCAAGAAGACCAACGACACCGCTGGTCGCGTCTTCCCGGTGATTCTGGATGTTGAGAATCCAGAGTTCATCGAGCGCCTCGACCAGAGCGCAGCTCTCAACACCAAGCTGGCGGCGATCTCTGAGTCCCAGGCGCCTGCGCCGGTGAAGCTTCTGCAAAAGCTGCCTTTGATCTTGGGCATTGCGGGCCACATGGTGAAGCTGTACCTGATGAAGCCCATCAACCAAGCGAGTTTGGTTGGCACCGTTCGATAA
- a CDS encoding S-layer homology domain-containing protein, with amino-acid sequence MGHITRWQSGTAVFLALGIASGAVAPMIAPAPAAAQNVSFSDVSSAYWASDFIRALASRDIIAGFPDGTFRPNDPVTRAQFAAMVRKAFPKSRIRNAINFVDVPSNYWAFTAIQEAYTTGFLAGYPGNVFNPNQNIPRVQVLVSLANGLNYTASGSVSNVLGIYDDASGIPDYARSSVAAATERRIVVNYPSLDMLNPNRNATRAEVAAFIYQALVSSGQAQAINSPYIVGQPPAQAQTVIPSGTTIPVKYTKDKILVTKDETAPLTLTVDQNIVDRQGNVLIPANSEIVGELRPSNGGSQFVAQELVLTDGSRLAINASSAVITETETIRKGASVGDLLEGAALGSAAAAAVAAVTGDRAIATEEVLGGTAIGTLIGLFLGRDRIDLIVVNPDTDLDLRLNSDLRLPNK; translated from the coding sequence ATGGGTCACATCACTCGTTGGCAATCTGGCACCGCAGTTTTTCTCGCTCTGGGTATCGCATCGGGAGCCGTCGCTCCGATGATTGCGCCTGCACCGGCAGCAGCTCAAAATGTTAGCTTCAGCGACGTTTCATCGGCGTACTGGGCCTCTGACTTTATCCGCGCTCTGGCATCTCGGGATATCATTGCTGGTTTCCCCGATGGCACTTTCCGCCCCAATGATCCGGTTACGCGGGCTCAGTTTGCCGCTATGGTCCGAAAGGCTTTCCCGAAGTCCCGAATTCGGAACGCTATTAACTTTGTTGACGTTCCTTCGAACTATTGGGCCTTCACCGCTATTCAAGAGGCTTATACCACGGGTTTCTTGGCTGGTTATCCCGGGAACGTCTTCAACCCCAACCAAAATATTCCTCGGGTTCAGGTACTGGTTTCCTTGGCCAATGGCCTGAACTACACCGCCAGCGGCTCGGTTAGCAATGTCCTGGGCATCTATGATGATGCATCTGGCATTCCGGACTATGCTCGCAGCAGTGTGGCAGCCGCTACGGAGCGCCGCATTGTTGTGAACTACCCGTCGCTGGACATGCTGAACCCCAACCGGAACGCGACTCGCGCTGAGGTTGCTGCGTTCATTTACCAGGCTTTGGTGAGCTCTGGCCAGGCCCAAGCGATTAACTCGCCTTACATTGTGGGTCAGCCGCCGGCTCAAGCTCAGACCGTTATTCCGTCGGGCACGACGATTCCTGTGAAGTACACCAAGGACAAGATCCTGGTAACGAAGGATGAGACGGCACCGCTGACGCTGACCGTGGATCAAAACATTGTGGATCGCCAAGGCAATGTCCTGATTCCGGCGAACAGCGAGATTGTGGGTGAGCTGCGTCCCTCCAATGGCGGTTCTCAGTTCGTGGCTCAAGAGCTGGTGCTGACCGATGGTAGCCGCTTGGCGATCAATGCGTCTTCGGCTGTGATCACTGAGACTGAGACGATCCGTAAGGGCGCGAGTGTGGGTGATTTGCTGGAGGGTGCGGCTCTGGGTTCTGCTGCGGCTGCGGCTGTGGCGGCAGTGACGGGTGACCGGGCGATCGCTACGGAAGAAGTGCTGGGTGGCACGGCGATCGGTACGCTGATTGGTCTGTTCCTGGGACGCGATCGCATTGACCTGATCGTGGTCAACCCGGATACCGATCTGGATCTGCGCCTGAACTCTGATCTGCGCTTGCCCAATAAGTAA
- a CDS encoding PCP reductase family protein → MSDACQWTPEAEARLKEIPFFVRPAARKKIEKFAQDAGITEITAEVYDQAKQKFGSN, encoded by the coding sequence ATGAGTGACGCCTGTCAGTGGACCCCTGAAGCCGAAGCCCGCCTGAAAGAAATTCCCTTCTTCGTGCGTCCCGCTGCCCGCAAAAAGATTGAGAAATTTGCCCAAGATGCCGGCATCACCGAGATCACAGCCGAAGTCTACGACCAGGCAAAGCAAAAATTTGGCTCCAATTAG
- the thrC gene encoding threonine synthase: MTQTADRQAQTRTATFSGLKCKECGAEYEPQAIHVCEQCFGPLEVAYDYNAIRSLVSRESIQAGPNSIWRYRAFLPVETDTPIDVGTGMTPLLQANRLARRLGLKKLYIKNDAVNMPTLSFKDRVVSVALTRARELGFSTVSCASTGNLANSTAAIAAHAGLECCVFIPADLEAGKVLGTVIYGPTVMAVEGNYDQVNRLCSEVANTHGWGFVNINLRPYYSEGSKTLGYEVAEQLGWELPDHIVAPLASGSLFTKIYKGFREFVEVGLVEDKHVRFSGAQAEGCSPIAQAFQEGRDFIKPVKPNTIAKSIAIGNPADGVYAVDIAQKTNGNIESVTDAEIIEGMKLLAETEGIFTETAGGTTIATLKKLVEAGKISPDETTVVYITGNGLKTQEAVQGYVGEPLTIEPKLESFERALERAQTLDRLEWQQVLV; encoded by the coding sequence ATGACCCAAACAGCCGATCGTCAAGCTCAAACCCGGACCGCTACCTTCTCCGGCCTCAAGTGCAAAGAGTGCGGCGCTGAGTATGAGCCCCAGGCAATTCACGTTTGTGAGCAGTGTTTCGGTCCCTTGGAAGTCGCTTACGACTACAACGCCATTCGTAGCCTCGTCAGCCGCGAAAGCATCCAAGCCGGCCCCAACTCCATCTGGCGCTACCGTGCATTTCTGCCCGTCGAGACCGACACTCCCATCGACGTGGGCACCGGCATGACGCCCCTGCTCCAAGCCAATCGCCTCGCGCGCCGGTTGGGTCTCAAAAAGCTTTACATCAAGAACGACGCGGTCAACATGCCCACCTTGAGCTTCAAGGATCGGGTGGTCTCCGTGGCCCTGACCCGAGCTCGGGAACTGGGTTTCAGCACGGTTTCCTGCGCTAGCACGGGCAACCTCGCCAACTCTACAGCGGCGATCGCAGCCCACGCAGGCCTAGAGTGCTGCGTCTTCATTCCCGCCGACCTCGAAGCCGGTAAGGTCCTGGGCACCGTGATCTACGGTCCCACCGTCATGGCCGTCGAGGGCAACTACGACCAGGTGAACCGCCTGTGCTCCGAAGTCGCCAACACCCACGGATGGGGCTTCGTCAACATCAACCTGCGCCCCTACTACTCCGAGGGCTCCAAGACCCTGGGCTACGAAGTCGCTGAGCAGCTCGGCTGGGAACTGCCCGACCACATCGTGGCGCCCCTCGCTTCGGGCTCTCTGTTCACCAAGATCTACAAGGGCTTCCGGGAATTTGTGGAGGTCGGTCTGGTCGAGGACAAGCACGTGCGCTTTAGCGGTGCTCAGGCCGAGGGCTGCTCGCCGATCGCCCAAGCCTTCCAGGAAGGCCGCGACTTCATCAAGCCGGTGAAGCCCAACACTATCGCAAAGTCGATCGCCATCGGCAACCCCGCAGACGGCGTCTACGCAGTGGACATCGCCCAAAAGACCAACGGCAACATCGAGTCTGTGACCGACGCCGAGATCATCGAGGGCATGAAGCTCTTGGCCGAGACCGAGGGTATCTTCACCGAGACGGCAGGCGGCACCACCATCGCAACCCTCAAGAAGCTGGTGGAAGCTGGCAAAATCAGCCCCGACGAAACCACCGTGGTCTACATCACGGGCAATGGCCTCAAGACCCAAGAAGCGGTCCAGGGCTATGTGGGCGAGCCGCTGACCATCGAGCCGAAGCTCGAGAGCTTTGAGCGGGCGCTGGAGCGAGCTCAAACCCTCGATCGCCTGGAGTGGCAGCAAGTTTTGGTGTAA
- a CDS encoding TM2 domain-containing protein, which translates to MSSIPQPTSPDNSTRVTASYLLWLLCLCGINGAHRIYNGKIATGLLWLCTFGFFGIGQLIDLMLIPGMAEDYRLKLMARSGYMTLGVPVQQPVVASQTVTPPTREQLMVKLLKAAQANGGQISVTQGVMATELGFKEVESLLKEMVKSGYVNSENDPRTGIVKYHFEEL; encoded by the coding sequence ATGAGCAGCATTCCCCAACCCACCAGCCCAGACAACAGCACCCGCGTCACCGCGTCTTACCTGCTGTGGCTGCTGTGCCTATGTGGCATTAATGGTGCCCACCGAATATATAACGGCAAGATCGCGACAGGTTTGCTGTGGCTGTGTACCTTCGGCTTTTTTGGGATTGGCCAGCTGATTGACTTGATGCTGATTCCGGGGATGGCAGAGGATTATCGCCTGAAGCTAATGGCGCGCAGCGGCTATATGACGCTGGGCGTGCCGGTCCAGCAGCCAGTCGTGGCCTCCCAAACGGTGACGCCGCCCACCCGAGAGCAGCTCATGGTCAAGCTGCTCAAGGCTGCTCAAGCCAATGGCGGCCAGATATCGGTGACTCAGGGCGTCATGGCGACGGAGCTCGGCTTCAAGGAAGTCGAATCCTTGCTCAAGGAGATGGTCAAGTCCGGCTATGTCAACTCTGAGAACGATCCCCGCACTGGCATTGTGAAGTACCACTTCGAAGAGCTGTAG
- a CDS encoding MoaD/ThiS family protein, translating into MAVKVLIPTPLQKFTNNQATLECGGASVAELLEALEQSCPGIKARLCDEEGKPRRFLNFYVNSEDIRFLEGTETPLKDGDEVSIVPAVAGG; encoded by the coding sequence ATGGCCGTTAAAGTTCTTATCCCGACCCCGCTGCAAAAATTCACCAATAACCAGGCCACCCTAGAGTGTGGTGGCGCTAGCGTTGCAGAACTGCTAGAAGCGCTGGAGCAGTCTTGCCCTGGCATCAAAGCGCGCCTCTGCGATGAGGAGGGCAAGCCCCGCCGTTTCCTGAACTTCTACGTCAATAGCGAAGATATTCGCTTCCTGGAAGGGACGGAAACGCCGCTCAAGGATGGCGACGAAGTTAGCATCGTTCCTGCGGTGGCAGGAGGCTAA
- a CDS encoding M48 family metalloprotease → MKSTLLVRWVLGSGVLLSALLAAPGAIAQKESPLDPTISTAEPAPEPDPTAVVVPTETLADPSEPVVEELPAPAAEPNSLEGTTLEEPATAASPEPAIAQDAVPEDLPEAPPSPEPLPEAAPADQPAASADPTEPPVSAEPPAGDASENSVEGSQPTDSSADNLEDLDDLDPQALVRQQMLIEGDRLYLGGQIAEAEKRYRAAKPPFENEQEASTRTEAITDPEALSPAGRVYWREAQAGYEKGLADATMIPLSLLVEESPAFVPGQLLYAEVLESRDRPEEALAVLERATALYPDQPDLLKAKIALLASQKKWLDASLAARQFALLNPTHPEAAAFEEVADDNLQKFRSWLKRELTGNTIANVVTGALGYALTGSLFGPISAIESTALMLQGESGVGERASESIKRQVELVDDPEIVAYISELGQRFAQVAGRKDFEYEFYVVMDEGLNAFALPGGKIFVNLGAIAETRSEAELAGLMAHEMSHAVLSHGFQLVTSGNLTANIVQYLPLGGTIANLIVLDYSRDMERQADILGTRMLASTGYAADGMRNLMVSLATQEKGTPFPWLSSHPVSRDRVRYLEQLIQENGYNRYAYEGVERHLKMQAKAQEILAARQKKTENDAQEQTNQAPETSAPSETEPPTEEGETRNP, encoded by the coding sequence ATGAAATCAACGTTGTTGGTCCGTTGGGTGTTGGGGAGTGGGGTTCTCTTGAGCGCGCTGCTGGCAGCCCCAGGGGCGATCGCCCAGAAAGAAAGTCCGCTCGATCCGACTATCTCGACAGCAGAGCCCGCGCCGGAACCGGACCCCACAGCGGTTGTGGTGCCGACAGAGACGCTAGCAGACCCCAGCGAACCCGTTGTAGAGGAGTTGCCTGCCCCCGCAGCAGAGCCCAACTCTTTAGAAGGGACAACATTAGAAGAGCCAGCGACGGCAGCTAGCCCGGAACCGGCGATCGCCCAGGACGCCGTACCGGAAGACTTACCCGAAGCTCCTCCCAGTCCGGAGCCCCTGCCCGAAGCCGCGCCCGCCGACCAGCCCGCTGCGTCTGCGGACCCCACAGAACCGCCCGTTTCCGCAGAACCGCCCGCTGGCGACGCGTCCGAGAATTCCGTCGAGGGCTCTCAACCCACCGACAGCAGCGCTGACAATCTCGAAGATCTCGATGATCTCGACCCCCAGGCCCTGGTCCGTCAGCAGATGCTCATTGAGGGCGATCGCCTCTATCTCGGCGGCCAAATCGCCGAAGCCGAAAAGCGCTATCGGGCCGCCAAACCGCCTTTTGAAAACGAGCAGGAGGCCAGCACCCGGACCGAAGCCATCACCGATCCGGAGGCGCTGTCGCCCGCAGGGCGCGTCTACTGGCGCGAGGCCCAAGCTGGCTACGAAAAAGGGCTCGCCGACGCCACGATGATCCCGCTGAGTCTGCTGGTTGAGGAGTCTCCGGCCTTTGTGCCGGGCCAGCTGCTCTACGCCGAGGTGCTCGAGTCCCGCGATCGCCCAGAGGAGGCCTTGGCCGTCTTGGAGCGCGCAACGGCCCTCTATCCAGACCAACCCGACCTGCTAAAAGCCAAAATCGCCCTGCTGGCATCTCAGAAAAAATGGCTCGACGCCTCCCTAGCAGCACGGCAGTTTGCGCTGCTCAACCCCACCCATCCTGAAGCCGCTGCTTTCGAAGAGGTCGCCGACGACAATCTCCAAAAGTTTCGGTCGTGGCTAAAGCGAGAGCTCACCGGCAACACCATCGCCAACGTGGTCACCGGCGCCCTGGGCTATGCCCTGACCGGCAGCCTGTTTGGCCCCATTTCGGCCATCGAGTCCACCGCCCTCATGCTCCAGGGCGAGTCGGGGGTCGGCGAGCGGGCCTCCGAGTCGATCAAGCGACAAGTCGAGCTGGTTGATGACCCTGAAATCGTCGCCTACATCAGCGAGCTCGGCCAGCGCTTTGCCCAGGTGGCAGGGCGCAAGGACTTTGAGTACGAGTTTTATGTGGTGATGGACGAAGGCCTAAACGCCTTTGCGCTGCCCGGCGGCAAGATCTTTGTCAATCTGGGGGCGATCGCCGAAACGCGCTCTGAAGCCGAGCTGGCCGGTCTCATGGCCCACGAAATGTCCCACGCGGTCCTGTCCCACGGCTTCCAGCTCGTGACCAGCGGCAACCTCACTGCCAACATCGTCCAGTACCTGCCCCTCGGCGGCACCATTGCGAACCTGATCGTCCTAGACTACAGCCGCGACATGGAGCGCCAAGCCGACATTCTGGGTACTCGGATGCTGGCCTCCACAGGCTACGCCGCCGACGGCATGCGCAACTTGATGGTGTCCCTGGCCACCCAAGAAAAAGGCACCCCCTTCCCCTGGCTGTCGAGCCACCCGGTCAGCCGCGATCGCGTCCGCTACCTCGAGCAGCTCATCCAGGAGAACGGCTACAACCGCTACGCCTACGAAGGCGTCGAGCGACACCTCAAAATGCAGGCCAAAGCCCAAGAAATCTTGGCGGCTCGGCAAAAGAAAACCGAAAACGACGCCCAAGAGCAAACCAATCAAGCCCCAGAAACCAGCGCTCCCAGCGAGACCGAGCCGCCCACAGAAGAGGGCGAAACCCGCAATCCCTGA
- the groL gene encoding chaperonin GroEL (60 kDa chaperone family; promotes refolding of misfolded polypeptides especially under stressful conditions; forms two stacked rings of heptamers to form a barrel-shaped 14mer; ends can be capped by GroES; misfolded proteins enter the barrel where they are refolded when GroES binds) yields MAKRIIYNENARRALERGIDILAEAVAVTLGPKGRNVVLEKKFGAPQIVNDGVTIAKEIELEDHVENTGVSLIRQAASKTNDAAGDGTTTATVLAHAMVKEGLRNVAAGANAIALKRGIEKATAFIVEKIAEHARPVEDSKAIAQVGSISAGNDEEVGQMIAEAMDKVGREGVISLEEGKSMTTELEVTEGMRFEKGYISPYFATDTERMEAVLDEPFILITDKKIALVQDLVPVLEQVARAGRPLLIIAEDIEKEALATLVVNRLRGVLNVAAVKAPGFGDRRKAMLEDIAVLTGGQLITEDAGLKLDNTKIDMLGKARRITITKDNTTIVAEGNEEAVKARCEQIRRQMDETESSYDKEKLQERLAKLAGGVAVVKVGAATETEMKDRKLRLEDAINATKAAVEEGIVPGGGTTLAHLAPQVEEWANANLVNEELTGALIVARALTAPLKRIAENAGQNGAVIAERVKELSFDSGYNAANGDFVNMFEAGIVDPAKVTRSATQNAASIAAMVLTTECIVVDKPEPKDNAAAGAGAGMGGDFDY; encoded by the coding sequence ATGGCTAAGCGCATCATTTATAACGAAAACGCCCGTCGTGCTCTGGAGCGCGGTATCGACATCCTGGCTGAAGCAGTCGCCGTGACCCTTGGCCCCAAAGGCCGTAACGTCGTCCTCGAGAAGAAGTTCGGTGCACCCCAGATCGTCAACGACGGTGTCACCATCGCCAAGGAAATCGAGCTCGAAGATCACGTTGAGAACACCGGCGTCTCTCTGATTCGCCAAGCTGCTTCCAAGACCAACGACGCTGCTGGTGACGGTACCACCACGGCAACCGTCCTGGCTCACGCCATGGTGAAGGAAGGCCTGCGCAACGTTGCTGCTGGCGCTAATGCCATCGCCCTCAAGCGCGGTATCGAGAAGGCAACGGCTTTCATCGTTGAGAAAATCGCTGAGCACGCTCGCCCCGTCGAGGACTCCAAGGCGATCGCCCAAGTGGGCTCCATCTCTGCCGGCAACGACGAAGAAGTCGGCCAGATGATCGCTGAAGCGATGGACAAAGTGGGTCGCGAAGGCGTGATCTCCCTAGAAGAAGGCAAGTCCATGACCACCGAACTGGAGGTCACCGAGGGCATGCGCTTTGAGAAGGGCTACATCTCTCCCTACTTCGCCACCGACACCGAGCGCATGGAAGCAGTGCTCGACGAGCCCTTCATCTTGATCACCGACAAGAAGATCGCGCTGGTTCAAGACCTCGTTCCCGTACTGGAGCAAGTGGCTCGCGCCGGTCGTCCTCTGCTGATCATCGCTGAGGACATCGAGAAAGAAGCCCTGGCAACCCTGGTGGTCAACCGCCTGCGGGGTGTGCTGAACGTCGCTGCTGTCAAGGCTCCTGGCTTTGGCGATCGCCGTAAGGCCATGCTCGAGGACATCGCCGTCCTGACCGGTGGTCAGCTGATCACCGAAGACGCTGGTCTGAAGCTCGACAACACCAAGATCGACATGTTGGGCAAGGCTCGCCGCATCACGATCACCAAGGACAACACCACCATCGTCGCCGAAGGCAACGAAGAGGCAGTGAAGGCCCGCTGTGAGCAAATCCGCCGTCAAATGGACGAGACCGAGTCCTCCTACGACAAAGAGAAGCTCCAAGAGCGTCTGGCCAAGCTGGCCGGTGGCGTTGCTGTGGTCAAAGTGGGCGCTGCAACCGAGACCGAAATGAAGGACCGCAAGCTCCGCCTGGAAGACGCCATCAACGCAACCAAGGCAGCTGTGGAAGAGGGCATCGTCCCTGGCGGCGGTACCACCCTGGCTCACCTGGCTCCCCAGGTCGAAGAGTGGGCAAATGCCAACTTGGTCAACGAAGAGCTCACCGGCGCTCTCATCGTGGCTCGCGCCCTGACCGCTCCTCTGAAGCGCATCGCTGAAAACGCTGGCCAAAACGGCGCTGTGATCGCTGAGCGCGTGAAGGAACTGTCCTTTGACAGCGGCTACAACGCAGCGAACGGCGACTTCGTGAACATGTTCGAAGCGGGTATCGTGGACCCTGCGAAGGTGACCCGTTCTGCTACCCAGAACGCAGCTTCCATCGCGGCTATGGTGCTGACCACCGAGTGCATCGTGGTCGACAAGCCTGAGCCGAAGGATAACGCAGCTGCTGGCGCTGGCGCTGGCATGGGCGGCGACTTCGACTACTAA
- the groES gene encoding co-chaperone GroES: protein MAAVSLSVSTVKPLGDRVFVKVAASEEKTAGGILLPETAKEKPQVGEVMQVGPGKRNDDGSRQELEVKVGDKVLYSKYAGTDIKLGGEEFVLLSEKDILAVVA, encoded by the coding sequence ATGGCAGCTGTATCTCTGAGCGTTTCCACGGTGAAGCCTCTCGGCGATCGCGTGTTCGTCAAGGTTGCTGCTTCTGAAGAGAAGACCGCTGGTGGTATCCTCCTGCCCGAAACGGCCAAGGAAAAGCCCCAAGTCGGCGAAGTGATGCAAGTCGGCCCCGGCAAGCGCAACGACGACGGCTCTCGCCAAGAGCTCGAAGTGAAAGTCGGCGACAAAGTGCTGTACTCCAAGTACGCTGGCACCGACATCAAGCTCGGTGGCGAAGAGTTCGTTCTGCTGTCTGAAAAAGACATCCTCGCTGTCGTCGCCTAG
- a CDS encoding DUF2996 domain-containing protein, with protein MVWVQVDWLSKAESPAIVAIARRAFSQSDDALASRSGHLPPGQQGLQTGHTAASRIIRGQTEAMADENRKANGKAAPAKAGETPENAEAQAQAETSGAAQQGEQAAPKAKKEKPPAPEDKPFAEFIQQEYLPALQKAIAATGIGDLELTFSQETLPSAGETCWQVRGRFAGGQRLFGIAFIKEDINGPKFFFCADNSSHPSTLEHFMGDERKVTLDLLVLYTAQRLNAQKWLARN; from the coding sequence GTGGTCTGGGTACAGGTAGACTGGTTATCAAAGGCTGAATCCCCAGCGATCGTGGCGATCGCCCGCCGCGCGTTTAGCCAGTCAGACGACGCTCTAGCGTCTCGTAGCGGGCATCTCCCGCCCGGTCAACAGGGACTTCAGACCGGACATACTGCTGCAAGCCGAATTATTCGAGGACAAACCGAAGCAATGGCAGACGAGAATCGCAAGGCAAACGGAAAAGCTGCCCCCGCCAAAGCCGGGGAAACCCCAGAAAACGCCGAAGCCCAGGCCCAAGCAGAAACGTCTGGTGCTGCCCAACAAGGTGAGCAAGCGGCTCCCAAAGCCAAAAAGGAAAAACCCCCCGCCCCCGAAGACAAGCCCTTTGCGGAGTTCATTCAGCAGGAGTATCTGCCAGCGCTGCAAAAGGCGATCGCCGCCACTGGCATTGGTGATCTCGAGCTGACCTTTAGCCAAGAGACCCTGCCCAGCGCTGGAGAAACCTGCTGGCAAGTGCGCGGCCGGTTTGCCGGTGGTCAGCGTCTCTTTGGGATTGCCTTTATCAAAGAGGACATCAACGGGCCTAAGTTTTTCTTCTGCGCAGACAACAGCTCCCACCCCAGCACCCTGGAGCACTTTATGGGAGACGAGCGCAAAGTCACCCTCGATCTGCTCGTCCTCTACACGGCGCAGCGCCTAAACGCCCAGAAGTGGCTAGCACGAAACTAG
- a CDS encoding calcium/sodium antiporter: MNITVFALLLVGLVLLVVGAEALVRGASRIAAVLGISPLVIGLTIVAYGTSSPELAVNIQSSLAGQSDIAIGNVVGSNIFNVLFILGVSALVSPLLVAQQLIRLDVPIMIGVSCLMLLFSLDGNIGTSDGVILFLGAVSYTAFLIYQSRQEKDAAVQDEYAKEYGAQPTRSLSTWLVNLALVVGGLGLLLAGSRLLVDSAIVIAQAIGVSELVIGLTIVAAGTSLPELATSVIASMRGERDIAVGNVVGSNIFNILAIIGLSSIISPDGIPVLPAALRFDIPIMIAVAIACLPIFFTGNLISRREGIFFLAYYGVYTLYLILRSTEHDALPIFSTVMLAFVLPLTAITLAIVTMRALRKRRERREGL, from the coding sequence ATGAATATTACGGTTTTTGCCCTGTTATTGGTTGGCCTTGTGCTGTTGGTGGTAGGAGCTGAGGCGCTAGTGCGGGGTGCATCTCGCATTGCGGCGGTGCTGGGCATCTCGCCTTTGGTGATTGGCTTGACCATTGTGGCCTACGGAACGAGCTCGCCGGAGCTGGCAGTCAATATCCAATCGAGTTTGGCGGGACAGTCTGACATTGCCATCGGCAACGTGGTGGGCAGCAACATTTTCAATGTGCTGTTTATCTTGGGGGTTTCGGCGTTGGTGTCGCCGCTGTTGGTGGCTCAGCAGCTCATTCGGCTGGATGTGCCGATCATGATCGGGGTTTCGTGCCTAATGCTGCTGTTTAGTCTGGATGGCAATATCGGCACTTCAGACGGCGTGATTCTCTTCTTGGGGGCTGTGAGCTACACTGCCTTTTTGATTTATCAGAGCCGCCAAGAGAAGGATGCGGCTGTGCAGGATGAGTACGCCAAAGAATATGGCGCGCAACCAACGCGATCGCTGAGTACGTGGCTGGTAAATCTGGCGCTGGTGGTGGGCGGCCTGGGATTGCTGCTGGCAGGCTCGCGTCTGCTGGTGGACAGTGCCATCGTGATTGCTCAGGCGATCGGCGTTAGTGAGCTGGTGATCGGTCTGACGATCGTGGCGGCAGGGACGTCTTTGCCAGAGCTGGCAACGTCGGTGATTGCCAGTATGCGCGGCGAGCGCGATATTGCGGTTGGCAATGTCGTGGGCAGCAATATCTTCAATATTCTGGCGATTATTGGGCTGTCTAGCATTATTTCACCCGATGGCATTCCCGTGCTGCCTGCGGCGCTGCGGTTTGATATCCCGATCATGATTGCGGTGGCGATCGCCTGCTTGCCGATTTTCTTCACCGGCAATCTTATTTCCCGTCGAGAAGGTATCTTTTTTCTGGCCTACTACGGTGTGTACACGCTCTACCTGATTTTGCGATCGACTGAGCATGACGCGCTGCCGATTTTCAGCACGGTGATGCTGGCCTTTGTGCTGCCGCTGACCGCCATTACCTTGGCGATTGTGACGATGCGGGCTCTGCGCAAGCGCCGTGAGCGCCGCGAGGGCCTCTAA